GACATTCATCAATAATATCGATCAAGATCATATCTATCCCTCCTTGTGAAATTCGAAGTAAGCGGCATCATCCATTTTCCTCACACGCTCGCTGCGCTCCGGCCAGACCTGCGAGGGTGGTTTCCCGGCGAAAAGAGCCAGCATCACCCGAACTCTCCGTGCTCCCATCCCTTCCGCGGATTGATATACACAGGGACGACTAAAGCCCATGCGGTTACACCAATCTTTAATATCCAGCCCGGTCATGCGTTTCACACGCTTTAGCAAGCTAAGATTTTGTTCTATCGGAACTACTTCATTATCCGTGTAAGCATTTTTGCTACTAGGCGTCTCTAGCATGGTGTAAGCTCTACTGTGTAAGTGCTTACATAAGTATTGACCGCAATAGTAAACAAGTCAAGACAATGACCGCAATATCAACCATTGGCAAACGACTCATCGAGGAGCGAATACGTCTAGGATTTAACCAGACAAATTTCGCTGCAATTGCAGGGGCTGGTCGTACCTCGCAAGTCAGTTATGAAACTGATAAGAGACGACCTGATGCGGACTATCTAGCCGCGATCGCATCGGCTGGCGCTGATGTGCTCTATATCCTGACCGGTAGGCGCATTGAGGGGACGCTACTGCCAGAAGCGCTAACGCTCCTCACGCCCGATGAGGTAGCACTGGTGGACAACTATCGGAACAGTCCAGAGAGTGCGAAAAAAAATATCCGGGAGGTTGGCGCTGCGTTTGCGCAACAAAACCTCGCACAGAAACGACAGGTAGGTGAGGTGAATGAAAATCGTGAGAGGGCGTAGCCGACAACCGAGCGTTTATCAACCGGCAGGCCCATCAAGCGAATTATCCACATCCAAAGTCCGTCAGAAAAAACTATGGATTTAACGCGGAAAAGATGAGCATGTCAGAGTCAAATTCTAATCCTTGAAAAAATGCTTGAACCTATCCGGTGAAAATTCCGTATACCGGACAGTATGTTGGATATTTACATGCCCAAGGTAATGTTGTATCGCTCGGGTGTCCTGGCCATCGTTCGCCAGGTAATAACCACAGGAATGTCGAAGCATGTGTGGATGAATCGGAAAAGGAATCCCGGCATTTTTACCGACCTTCCCGATTAGCTTCCCGATGTTCGAGGTAGTCATGCGGCCACCTCGTTCGCTAACGAACACGTAGCCTTCCGTGGCCTTCCCTTTCTGCTCTTGATCGCCTCGTATCTGATTCAGTACCCGTAATTCAGGGCCACGGAGTGGATGAGTTGATGGCGTGCCGCCCTTGACCCGTCGGACATGGAGGATGCCTGCTTTGAGGTCCACCATCGCCCACTTCAGCGATACAATTTCAGCGGCGCGCAGACCATGACGAAACCCCAACAGGATGATGGCTTCGTCCCTGATTGGGTTGCGGCTGTTTTTCGCGGCATCACTCAGGGCGTTTACTTCATCAGCAGTAAGGTATTCCCTGGGCCGCATCGATTCACGAGTAATCCCCTTACGATTAGGAATGACTTTACGAGATGTCGGTGGGCTGGGGGATGATTCAGTAATTGCCAATTCGGTGCTCATGGTACTATATCTTTAGACGATTGAAATAAAACAAGATTAAATTTTAGG
This Gammaproteobacteria bacterium DNA region includes the following protein-coding sequences:
- the fimE gene encoding regulator for fimA encodes the protein MSTELAITESSPSPPTSRKVIPNRKGITRESMRPREYLTADEVNALSDAAKNSRNPIRDEAIILLGFRHGLRAAEIVSLKWAMVDLKAGILHVRRVKGGTPSTHPLRGPELRVLNQIRGDQEQKGKATEGYVFVSERGGRMTTSNIGKLIGKVGKNAGIPFPIHPHMLRHSCGYYLANDGQDTRAIQHYLGHVNIQHTVRYTEFSPDRFKHFFKD
- a CDS encoding Transcriptional regulator, translated to MTAISTIGKRLIEERIRLGFNQTNFAAIAGAGRTSQVSYETDKRRPDADYLAAIASAGADVLYILTGRRIEGTLLPEALTLLTPDEVALVDNYRNSPESAKKNIREVGAAFAQQNLAQKRQVGEVNENRERA
- a CDS encoding hypothetical protein (Evidence 5 : Unknown function), whose amino-acid sequence is MLETPSSKNAYTDNEVVPIEQNLSLLKRVKRMTGLDIKDWCNRMGFSRPCVYQSAEGMGARRVRVMLALFAGKPPSQVWPERSERVRKMDDAAYFEFHKEG